From Rhizobium sp. NZLR1, a single genomic window includes:
- a CDS encoding helix-turn-helix domain-containing GNAT family N-acetyltransferase, whose protein sequence is MACDPVSRVRRFNRAVTSEVGALDSSFLGRGRPLGAARVLNSIGRGQSDVAVIRDYLGLDSGLMSRLLRSLEEEGLIETVPNPQDARRRIARLTKIGQSEFQAYEALSNAQAEGFLARHRRPEELLRAMDIVASSLRRDQIVIEETDPRHEDASYCLSEYYGELSRRFEKGFDVSLSRDPDAKDMTRPRGAFLVALSDGLPIGCVGLKGSGGEVAEIKRLWVAPSARGLGLATRLMFAAETIARELSVKLLRLDTNSALSEAQQLYRGTGWHEIDRFNDDPYPDTFFEKRL, encoded by the coding sequence ATGGCTTGCGATCCTGTCTCCCGCGTCCGTCGCTTCAACCGTGCCGTCACTTCCGAAGTCGGCGCTCTCGACAGCTCTTTCCTCGGGCGCGGGCGTCCGCTCGGGGCTGCCCGCGTGCTCAATTCGATCGGACGGGGACAATCGGATGTTGCCGTGATCCGCGATTACCTCGGTCTGGACTCGGGCTTGATGAGCCGTCTGCTGCGCAGTCTGGAAGAGGAGGGGCTCATCGAGACGGTGCCGAACCCTCAGGACGCGCGTCGCCGCATCGCCAGATTGACCAAAATCGGTCAGTCCGAGTTCCAGGCTTATGAAGCGCTTTCCAATGCGCAGGCGGAGGGATTTCTGGCACGCCATCGCCGCCCGGAAGAACTCCTACGCGCCATGGACATCGTTGCTTCCTCGCTGAGGCGCGACCAGATCGTGATCGAGGAGACGGACCCTCGGCACGAGGACGCCAGCTATTGCTTGAGCGAATATTACGGCGAACTTTCACGCCGGTTTGAGAAGGGCTTCGATGTATCGCTGTCCCGCGATCCCGACGCCAAGGATATGACCCGTCCGCGCGGTGCGTTCCTGGTGGCCTTGTCCGATGGCCTGCCGATCGGCTGCGTCGGGTTGAAGGGTAGCGGTGGCGAGGTCGCGGAGATCAAAAGGCTCTGGGTCGCCCCCTCCGCGCGTGGCCTCGGGCTCGCAACACGCCTCATGTTTGCCGCCGAGACCATCGCCCGCGAGCTATCCGTCAAGCTCCTCCGTCTGGATACGAACAGTGCGCTTTCCGAGGCGCAACAGCTCTATCGCGGAACCGGCTGGCATGAGATCGACCGGTTCAATGACGACCCATATCCCGACACGTTTTTTGAAAAGCGACTTTAA
- a CDS encoding chloramphenicol phosphotransferase, whose protein sequence is MNIFILLIGFPGVGKLAIAKELSPLFSAKIVDNHWFNNPILRLIDDDGTSPLPNGIWEYTGRVRQAVLDAIVAYGAPSANFIFTHAGIEGDERSMRTFQQIAAAAQQRQALLVPIRLLCDEDELARRISTPARRVHLKSIDVEASRERSRRACVLDPQHQNTLVLDVTFASPGESADAIRNHVLNAASSRNVATISAAGDGMEQ, encoded by the coding sequence ATGAATATTTTCATTCTGCTGATCGGTTTTCCAGGCGTCGGGAAACTCGCGATCGCCAAAGAATTGAGCCCCCTTTTTTCCGCAAAGATTGTCGACAATCATTGGTTCAATAACCCGATACTGCGCCTCATCGATGATGACGGGACATCTCCCCTCCCAAACGGAATATGGGAATACACCGGAAGAGTTCGGCAAGCCGTCTTGGATGCGATCGTCGCCTATGGCGCGCCCTCGGCAAACTTCATCTTCACGCATGCCGGTATTGAAGGCGATGAACGCAGCATGCGCACTTTTCAACAAATTGCTGCCGCGGCTCAACAGCGCCAAGCCTTGCTGGTGCCGATCCGATTGCTCTGCGACGAGGATGAGTTGGCACGCCGCATTTCTACACCCGCACGCCGCGTCCACTTAAAATCAATAGATGTAGAAGCCTCGAGAGAACGCAGCCGACGAGCTTGCGTTCTCGATCCTCAACATCAAAATACGCTCGTCCTGGACGTAACTTTCGCATCACCGGGGGAAAGTGCGGACGCTATTCGAAACCATGTTTTGAACGCCGCATCTAGCCGGAATGTCGCAACCATCTCTGCCGCAGGTGATGGGATGGAGCAATAG
- a CDS encoding Lrp/AsnC family transcriptional regulator, producing the protein MKFGSALEAFNSPSDALDAIDRHILRVLQRDGRISNVELAKEVGLSHSPCLRRVRLLEEAGIIDRYVAVLDPAKVGAGLTVFARVWFKTQDAEVALRFAEAVRRFPEVMECYLTTGECDAVLRIVTTDLHSYWRFQADHLTHIPSVLSVKTDVPMETLKRSYELPLR; encoded by the coding sequence TTGAAATTTGGTTCTGCGCTGGAAGCTTTCAATTCGCCGTCGGATGCACTCGATGCGATCGATCGCCACATTCTGCGCGTACTTCAGCGCGACGGGCGCATTTCGAATGTCGAGCTGGCAAAGGAGGTAGGCCTGTCACATTCGCCCTGCCTGCGCCGCGTGCGGCTGCTGGAAGAAGCCGGGATCATCGATCGCTATGTCGCCGTGCTGGATCCGGCAAAGGTTGGGGCGGGGCTGACGGTTTTTGCCCGCGTATGGTTCAAGACCCAGGATGCCGAGGTCGCCCTGCGCTTCGCCGAAGCCGTGAGACGGTTTCCCGAGGTGATGGAATGTTACCTGACGACGGGCGAGTGCGACGCCGTGCTTCGCATCGTCACCACCGATTTGCACAGCTATTGGCGTTTTCAGGCCGACCACCTGACCCACATTCCGAGCGTCCTCAGCGTCAAGACCGACGTGCCGATGGAAACGCTTAAGCGAAGCTACGAGCTGCCGCTGCGATAG
- a CDS encoding TetR/AcrR family transcriptional regulator — protein MTRDKTATRYHHGNLRPTLLAMARALIEEGGPAALSMREIGRRAGVSAPAAYHYFNSLDAIAASLAEQGFAELSETIDAALDGPRRHLLAGGIAYVAFARANPGLYRLMFGESFQAYSKGNEAIRASRARVYRQMKDDLEKRLTPEDVPIAALFLWSLTHGLALLMIDGQVEPDADLDTKIEDILKFAGMRLPAAR, from the coding sequence ATGACTAGGGATAAAACAGCGACCCGCTATCATCACGGCAATCTGCGCCCCACGTTACTGGCGATGGCAAGGGCGCTTATCGAGGAGGGAGGCCCGGCGGCGCTCAGCATGCGGGAAATCGGTCGCCGCGCCGGGGTCTCGGCTCCGGCGGCCTACCATTATTTCAACAGCCTTGACGCCATCGCGGCGTCACTTGCCGAACAAGGCTTTGCCGAACTCAGCGAAACCATTGATGCCGCCCTGGATGGTCCCCGGCGACACCTGCTTGCCGGCGGCATCGCATATGTCGCCTTTGCCCGCGCGAATCCGGGCCTCTATCGGCTGATGTTCGGGGAGAGTTTTCAGGCCTATTCCAAAGGAAATGAAGCGATCCGCGCCTCGCGGGCGCGGGTTTACCGGCAGATGAAGGACGATCTGGAAAAACGGCTGACGCCTGAGGATGTGCCGATTGCCGCGCTCTTTCTTTGGTCGTTGACGCACGGCCTTGCCTTGCTGATGATAGACGGCCAGGTCGAACCCGACGCGGATCTCGACACGAAGATCGAGGATATCCTGAAGTTCGCCGGCATGAGGCTGCCTGCAGCGAGATAG
- a CDS encoding SAM-dependent methyltransferase, translated as MRASEPSRTALGAAAYRAAHQNVDGGAIFFDPYARRILGEEASAEADLKARDPSTRSFRLFMAARSRYAEDCLALSVARDVRQAVILGAGLDTFALRNPHAGLKVFEVDHPATQSWKQTRLNETELTHAPPTFVPVDFEQEDLKECLVASGFKLETPSFFIWLGVVPYLKEASVFSLLRFVAGLPSASVVFDYSEPLENYSPERRARAAEMGSRTAAAGEPWLTHFDPKEISERLLSLGFVSLEDLGPTEMAKRFFGLPRDAPDRGAGPHVIWAGR; from the coding sequence ATGCGAGCATCGGAACCAAGCCGCACCGCGCTGGGCGCTGCAGCCTACAGGGCGGCGCACCAGAACGTCGATGGCGGCGCAATCTTCTTCGACCCCTACGCTCGCCGGATACTCGGTGAGGAGGCGAGCGCCGAGGCTGACCTGAAAGCCCGGGACCCCTCTACGCGATCCTTTCGCCTCTTCATGGCGGCACGCAGCCGATATGCCGAAGACTGCCTTGCCCTGTCCGTAGCAAGAGACGTCCGGCAGGCAGTTATCCTCGGCGCCGGGCTCGACACCTTTGCACTGCGCAATCCCCATGCCGGCCTGAAGGTCTTCGAAGTCGATCATCCTGCCACGCAAAGCTGGAAGCAGACGCGGCTGAACGAAACCGAGCTGACGCACGCCCCGCCGACATTCGTTCCGGTCGATTTCGAGCAGGAAGATCTCAAAGAGTGCCTCGTCGCGTCCGGCTTCAAGCTGGAAACGCCATCCTTCTTCATCTGGCTCGGCGTCGTGCCCTATCTCAAGGAGGCGTCGGTCTTTTCCCTGCTGCGCTTCGTCGCCGGCCTGCCGAGCGCATCCGTCGTCTTCGACTACAGCGAACCCCTCGAAAATTATTCACCCGAACGCCGTGCCCGCGCGGCGGAAATGGGATCGCGCACGGCTGCGGCCGGCGAACCGTGGCTGACACACTTCGATCCGAAGGAAATCTCCGAGCGATTGCTGAGCCTGGGGTTCGTTTCTCTGGAGGATCTCGGCCCCACCGAAATGGCAAAGCGCTTCTTCGGCCTGCCAAGGGATGCACCGGATCGCGGCGCTGGCCCGCACGTCATATGGGCGGGGAGATAG
- the ubiA gene encoding 4-hydroxybenzoate octaprenyltransferase: protein MTTLSRPDLSDINHGDWVDRRLPAAWRPYTRLARLDRPVGIWLTLFPCWAALIQASHGLPNFLQLAIFSLGAVLMRSAGSTVNDIADRKFDGHVERTRFRPLASGELRTLHAFVFLAVELVAAASLLLFLTPYTCLVAISVLPLVFIYPLCKRFTHWPQAVLGAAFNWGMLMAWAELAGHIPAGAVLMWGGAIAWQIGYDTVYAYVDLKDDTRLGLKSTAILFGRHGKMWIGLFYALAVGAWSLGGWLLDMSPPYAIGMLVIAAHLAWQTRRIDLARPDLNYRLFLANILTGVLLACTALSGTF from the coding sequence ATGACGACACTCAGCCGCCCTGATCTCAGCGACATCAACCATGGCGACTGGGTGGATCGCCGGTTACCGGCCGCATGGCGGCCATACACGCGACTGGCGCGGCTCGATCGCCCGGTCGGAATCTGGTTGACGCTTTTCCCATGCTGGGCCGCCCTCATCCAGGCATCGCACGGTCTGCCGAACTTCTTGCAGTTGGCGATCTTCTCTCTCGGCGCCGTGCTGATGAGAAGTGCCGGTTCCACGGTCAACGACATCGCGGATCGGAAGTTTGACGGCCATGTGGAACGGACTCGCTTCCGGCCCCTTGCAAGTGGGGAGCTCCGCACCCTGCACGCCTTCGTCTTTCTGGCCGTGGAACTCGTGGCTGCGGCATCGCTTCTACTCTTCCTGACACCCTATACGTGCCTGGTGGCAATCTCGGTTCTGCCGCTGGTCTTCATCTACCCGCTCTGCAAGCGCTTCACCCACTGGCCCCAGGCCGTCCTGGGTGCAGCGTTCAATTGGGGGATGCTGATGGCATGGGCCGAGCTTGCAGGCCATATTCCGGCCGGCGCCGTCTTGATGTGGGGCGGGGCCATCGCCTGGCAGATCGGTTATGATACGGTCTACGCCTATGTCGATCTGAAGGATGATACCCGCCTCGGCCTGAAGTCGACGGCAATCCTGTTCGGCAGGCACGGCAAGATGTGGATCGGCTTGTTCTATGCTCTGGCCGTCGGGGCCTGGTCGCTCGGCGGCTGGCTGCTGGACATGTCGCCGCCTTATGCAATCGGAATGCTGGTCATCGCCGCTCATCTCGCCTGGCAGACCCGGCGGATCGACCTTGCCCGCCCCGACCTGAATTACCGCCTCTTCCTCGCCAATATCCTGACGGGCGTGCTACTCGCCTGCACGGCTTTGTCGGGCACATTTTGA
- a CDS encoding phosphodiester glycosidase family protein translates to MTYLKQGMLAAAMMLTAMMMSPHRAHAGQCERETFEDAAYVVCTLDLEKADLRLFWKGADGAPYRTFSSLAEAVHAAGKTLVLAVNAGMYRADFSPMGLYVENSRELKPANTAKAESSASQVPNFYKKPNGVFFLSETGAGILPTDEFLKLAPKVRFATQSGPMLVIAGTLNPIFIPGSTDRTRRSGVGVCAAGTVRLAISEDGVNFDDFARLFRDNLKCPDALFLDGGNGVGLYHPAMGRNDRSWHGGYGPILGLVE, encoded by the coding sequence ATGACCTATCTGAAACAGGGCATGCTCGCCGCGGCCATGATGCTGACAGCAATGATGATGTCCCCACATCGAGCGCATGCCGGACAATGCGAGCGGGAAACCTTTGAAGATGCGGCATACGTCGTCTGCACATTGGACCTTGAAAAAGCCGACCTCCGCCTGTTCTGGAAGGGCGCCGATGGCGCACCGTACCGCACCTTTTCAAGCCTTGCCGAAGCCGTTCACGCGGCGGGGAAGACGCTGGTGTTGGCCGTCAACGCCGGCATGTACCGGGCCGATTTTTCGCCGATGGGACTGTATGTCGAAAACAGCAGGGAATTGAAACCCGCCAATACCGCAAAGGCCGAAAGCTCCGCCAGCCAGGTACCCAATTTCTACAAGAAGCCGAACGGCGTGTTCTTTCTGAGTGAAACCGGCGCAGGCATCCTCCCTACAGATGAATTTCTGAAGCTTGCGCCCAAAGTGCGGTTCGCTACACAGTCCGGCCCGATGCTTGTCATCGCCGGCACGCTGAACCCGATCTTCATCCCAGGCTCGACGGATCGAACCCGCCGAAGCGGTGTCGGCGTCTGCGCGGCCGGCACGGTTCGCTTGGCGATCAGCGAAGACGGGGTGAATTTCGACGATTTCGCGCGGCTCTTCCGCGATAATCTGAAATGCCCCGACGCCTTGTTTCTCGATGGCGGAAACGGTGTCGGGCTTTACCATCCGGCAATGGGCCGCAACGACCGCTCCTGGCACGGCGGTTACGGCCCGATCCTCGGGCTTGTCGAATAG
- a CDS encoding alpha/beta fold hydrolase, translated as MAAEATVNFEVGGDHVVGTLRLTASANAPIVVLLHGFGGTRHELMISQTGTGIFTHTAEKLASLGFSSLRIDFRGVGESGGRFQDTTYNRQIEDCIAAMDFVSDLPSGGPNAIFLLGWSQGGLVAAVAAGRTNRPAAVALWAPVGEPKLSFPALIGRDVYERALENRSPTKLQLPWGSSMTLGHDFFADVESLDPLDEIAKYDGPVFLAEGSLDTAIPVGTAAKFARAHKGAHQVWEAPMDHIFNTCKNVDMLDRLITATARFFGDRPDDR; from the coding sequence ATGGCGGCAGAGGCAACGGTAAACTTTGAGGTCGGTGGGGATCATGTTGTCGGAACATTGCGTCTGACGGCCTCGGCAAACGCACCGATTGTCGTGCTTCTCCATGGGTTCGGAGGAACGCGGCACGAACTCATGATTTCTCAGACCGGCACCGGTATCTTCACGCATACGGCGGAGAAGCTCGCGTCTCTCGGTTTTTCGAGCCTAAGGATTGACTTTCGAGGTGTCGGCGAAAGCGGCGGACGCTTTCAGGACACGACATATAATCGCCAAATCGAGGATTGCATCGCCGCCATGGACTTCGTCAGCGATCTGCCGTCGGGTGGTCCGAATGCGATCTTTCTGCTGGGATGGAGCCAGGGTGGCCTGGTTGCTGCCGTGGCGGCGGGCCGAACAAATCGACCAGCGGCGGTCGCGCTCTGGGCCCCTGTCGGCGAGCCGAAACTATCCTTTCCAGCCTTGATTGGGCGTGATGTGTATGAACGGGCGCTCGAAAACCGATCGCCCACCAAGCTTCAACTTCCGTGGGGCTCGTCCATGACTCTCGGCCATGACTTCTTTGCCGACGTCGAAAGCCTGGATCCGCTGGACGAGATTGCTAAGTATGATGGCCCGGTTTTCCTTGCCGAAGGCAGCCTGGATACCGCCATTCCTGTGGGAACAGCGGCAAAGTTCGCTCGGGCGCATAAGGGGGCACACCAAGTTTGGGAGGCTCCCATGGATCACATTTTCAACACTTGTAAGAACGTCGATATGCTGGACCGGCTGATCACGGCCACGGCAAGGTTTTTTGGTGACCGGCCGGATGATAGATGA
- a CDS encoding demethoxyubiquinone hydroxylase family protein, translating into MINPSSNSGMRDADVTIRRILKVNHAGEFGAIRIYGAQILMARRLFPDIVPALEEMREDEIDHCRLFREAMPARRARPCRVMAFWSLGGSVLGILTALGGRNMIWICTEAVESTVHRHLEDQLAFLAKRDPELHALIASIQEQELAHLRKAEDSQRRRGLNHALLLPVIGSLTDLMIWLSTWGDSSWMRAEMTRAGKG; encoded by the coding sequence ATGATCAATCCGTCGAGCAACTCGGGAATGCGCGACGCCGATGTCACCATCCGTCGCATTCTCAAGGTCAACCATGCGGGCGAGTTCGGTGCTATCAGGATCTATGGCGCCCAGATCCTGATGGCCCGGCGGCTGTTTCCCGACATCGTGCCGGCGCTTGAAGAGATGCGTGAGGACGAGATCGACCATTGCCGGCTGTTTCGCGAGGCAATGCCTGCAAGGCGCGCCAGGCCCTGCCGCGTCATGGCCTTCTGGAGCCTCGGCGGTTCCGTACTCGGCATCCTGACGGCGCTTGGCGGGCGCAACATGATCTGGATCTGCACAGAGGCCGTTGAAAGCACGGTCCACCGCCATCTCGAAGACCAACTGGCCTTCCTCGCCAAGCGCGATCCCGAGCTTCACGCCCTGATCGCCTCGATACAGGAACAGGAGCTGGCGCATCTGAGGAAGGCTGAGGACAGTCAAAGGAGACGGGGCCTGAACCACGCCTTGCTCCTGCCCGTCATCGGCTCTCTGACCGATCTGATGATCTGGCTCTCCACCTGGGGTGACTCGAGCTGGATGCGCGCCGAAATGACACGTGCGGGGAAGGGATAG
- a CDS encoding ABC transporter ATP-binding protein — translation MSISDAIYRPFETLIRPLDIPYRPLPSKGPVTVLLHFISMFRGVLIALALCSMVFELINLTIVWGLSVIVDGVTQQGAAAFLHNEWLLLTVLGFLIFPVMPIVSFMLNTLNSHTLGIGMPAAIQWQGHKAVERQDLAFFHDLYAGQVASRLSQVSSAVQQQILAGFQSIPRFLMQLVGSVILLSALAWQLALPVVVWIALNIAFTARIVPTFVQRSRRTAKQRSLVAGAITDLYTNMQMIKQFAAEDSEAGAIRRIIQRTVQTQHSEQRIYRSSEVTVVILNTLLWLTMLSIGFSGLVKGFLTVGEFVGAVYILNRLSSQIFVFLQMGQQIFQAIGTIKDAMPVMTTPPTITDRPDATELSVQRGEIRFENLHFAYKSGKPVINDLSLTVRPGEKVGLVGLSGAGKTTLANLLLRFYDIGDGSILIDEQDIRAVTQSSLRRAIGVIAQDVALLHRSVGDNIRYGRPEATQNEIERVTKMASADAFIADLTDSEGRRGYDAFVGDRGIKLSGGQRQRVAIARVLLKDAPILVLDEATSALDSESEAAIQGRLNLVMEGKTVIAIAHRLSTIARMDRIVVLDRGRIVEEGSPDELAEGDGLFARLWKRQTGGFIPEDIVEAFPASPRAD, via the coding sequence ATGTCGATTTCCGATGCGATTTACCGTCCCTTCGAAACGTTGATCCGGCCGCTCGACATTCCCTACCGGCCGCTGCCTTCCAAAGGTCCGGTGACGGTGCTCCTGCACTTCATCTCGATGTTCCGTGGCGTGCTGATCGCGCTTGCGCTTTGCTCCATGGTGTTCGAGTTGATCAACCTGACGATCGTCTGGGGGCTTTCGGTCATCGTCGATGGCGTGACGCAACAGGGCGCCGCCGCCTTCTTGCACAATGAATGGCTGCTGTTGACCGTTCTCGGCTTCCTGATCTTTCCGGTCATGCCGATCGTGTCGTTCATGCTGAATACGCTGAACTCGCATACTTTAGGCATCGGCATGCCGGCTGCCATTCAATGGCAGGGACATAAGGCGGTGGAGCGGCAAGACCTTGCCTTCTTCCATGATCTCTATGCCGGCCAGGTTGCCTCACGCCTCTCGCAGGTATCCTCCGCCGTCCAGCAGCAGATCCTTGCCGGCTTCCAGTCCATCCCGCGCTTCCTGATGCAGCTGGTGGGCTCTGTGATCCTGCTGAGCGCACTCGCCTGGCAGCTTGCCCTGCCTGTCGTCGTCTGGATCGCGCTCAACATCGCATTCACCGCCAGGATCGTGCCAACCTTCGTCCAGCGCTCGCGCCGCACCGCCAAGCAGCGCAGCCTGGTCGCCGGCGCCATCACCGATCTTTATACCAACATGCAGATGATCAAGCAGTTTGCGGCCGAAGACAGCGAGGCCGGCGCCATCCGCCGCATCATCCAGAGGACCGTGCAGACGCAGCACAGCGAACAGCGTATCTATCGGTCGTCGGAAGTGACTGTCGTCATTCTCAACACGCTGCTGTGGCTGACCATGCTGTCGATCGGATTTTCCGGCCTTGTCAAAGGCTTCCTCACGGTCGGCGAGTTCGTCGGAGCGGTCTACATCCTCAACCGGCTGTCGTCGCAGATCTTCGTCTTCCTCCAGATGGGCCAGCAGATCTTCCAGGCGATCGGCACGATCAAGGACGCCATGCCCGTCATGACCACACCTCCGACGATCACCGACCGGCCGGATGCGACCGAGCTCAGTGTTCAGCGCGGCGAAATACGTTTCGAGAACCTCCACTTCGCCTACAAGTCAGGCAAGCCTGTCATCAACGACCTGTCGCTGACGGTCCGGCCCGGCGAGAAGGTGGGTCTGGTCGGCCTCTCCGGCGCCGGCAAGACCACGCTCGCAAATCTGCTCCTGCGCTTCTACGACATCGGCGACGGCTCGATCCTGATCGACGAGCAAGACATCCGGGCGGTCACGCAGTCAAGCCTTCGCCGCGCGATCGGGGTGATCGCGCAAGACGTCGCACTGCTGCACCGGTCGGTCGGCGACAATATCCGCTACGGCCGTCCAGAGGCGACGCAGAACGAAATCGAACGGGTGACGAAGATGGCGAGCGCCGATGCCTTCATCGCTGATCTGACTGACAGCGAGGGCCGCAGGGGCTATGACGCCTTCGTAGGCGACCGCGGCATCAAGCTCTCCGGCGGCCAGCGCCAGCGTGTCGCTATCGCCCGCGTTCTGCTGAAGGACGCGCCGATCCTGGTGCTCGACGAAGCGACCTCCGCGCTCGATAGCGAATCCGAAGCCGCCATCCAGGGGCGGTTGAACCTCGTCATGGAGGGAAAGACGGTGATCGCCATCGCCCACCGGCTGTCGACCATCGCCAGGATGGACCGGATCGTCGTGCTCGATCGCGGGCGGATCGTGGAGGAGGGCAGTCCGGACGAACTAGCCGAAGGCGACGGCCTGTTTGCCCGCCTGTGGAAACGCCAGACCGGCGGCTTCATTCCCGAAGACATCGTTGAAGCATTTCCGGCCTCACCCAGGGCTGACTGA
- a CDS encoding GFA family protein, whose protein sequence is MLTGSCHCGKASWTLRGDPGSITACNCTLCRRYGTLWAYDYEGERIALSGETASYTRSGRETSSLEILFCPSCACVLSWRGLRLQKDGRRRMAVNIRLAPPDLVADLPIDHFDGLDTFEDLPSKERCVRDLWF, encoded by the coding sequence ATGCTGACGGGCTCATGTCATTGCGGCAAGGCGAGTTGGACACTTAGAGGTGATCCCGGCTCGATCACCGCCTGCAACTGCACTCTCTGCCGCCGCTACGGCACGCTCTGGGCCTATGATTACGAAGGAGAGCGTATCGCTCTCAGCGGAGAAACCGCCTCCTATACCCGCTCCGGCCGGGAGACCTCGTCCCTCGAAATCTTGTTCTGCCCATCCTGCGCCTGTGTCTTGAGCTGGCGCGGCCTGCGGCTTCAAAAGGATGGCCGCCGGCGCATGGCGGTCAACATCCGGCTTGCGCCGCCGGATCTGGTCGCCGATCTGCCAATCGATCACTTCGACGGCCTGGATACGTTCGAAGATCTTCCGTCCAAAGAGCGCTGCGTGCGCGATCTCTGGTTTTGA
- a CDS encoding VOC family protein, which produces MAKNTICVWYDKDAEEAARFYAATFPDSAVGAVIRAPGDYPDGKQGNVLVVEFTVAGIPCIGLNGGPALKHNEAFSFQIATDDQEETDRYWNAIVGNGGQESECGWCKDKWGVSWQITPRILSEALAAGGDQAKRVFDAMMTMRKIDVAALEAARRG; this is translated from the coding sequence ATGGCGAAGAATACGATCTGCGTATGGTATGACAAAGACGCCGAGGAGGCTGCCCGCTTTTATGCCGCGACGTTTCCAGACAGTGCCGTAGGCGCCGTCATTCGTGCACCGGGAGATTATCCGGATGGCAAGCAGGGAAACGTCTTGGTCGTTGAATTCACCGTTGCGGGTATTCCTTGCATCGGCCTGAACGGCGGTCCCGCGTTAAAACACAACGAAGCCTTTTCATTTCAGATTGCAACCGACGACCAGGAGGAAACCGACCGCTACTGGAACGCCATCGTCGGCAATGGCGGCCAGGAGAGCGAGTGCGGCTGGTGCAAGGACAAATGGGGTGTGTCCTGGCAGATTACGCCACGTATCCTTTCCGAAGCGCTCGCGGCAGGTGGCGACCAGGCAAAGCGGGTTTTCGATGCGATGATGACCATGAGGAAAATCGACGTCGCGGCGCTCGAGGCGGCTCGGCGCGGCTGA
- a CDS encoding histidine phosphatase family protein — MIFLLRHGETIWNSLGRFQGQKDSSLTERGIEQAEQAAKLLKKEVAGTERSFQLQVSPLGRTKETAARVKRILPLESHQEPRLMEVTIGCWDGMTKFEIDNEFPGMLDGSDAFDWYFKSPDGESFDAACARAKDWISGIRGPTVAISHGLFGRLVRGVYSGLSKREMLELPVPQYGFYRLRDGEFSLVGASAETISDVVA; from the coding sequence ATGATTTTCCTGCTTCGCCATGGCGAGACCATTTGGAACAGCTTAGGCCGCTTCCAAGGCCAGAAAGATTCATCCCTTACGGAGCGCGGTATCGAACAGGCCGAACAGGCGGCGAAGCTTCTGAAAAAGGAAGTCGCAGGCACCGAGCGTTCATTCCAACTCCAAGTTAGCCCGCTAGGTCGAACGAAAGAGACTGCGGCTCGAGTGAAACGGATATTGCCTTTGGAATCCCACCAGGAACCGCGGCTGATGGAGGTGACCATCGGCTGTTGGGACGGCATGACCAAGTTCGAAATCGACAACGAGTTTCCGGGAATGCTGGACGGGTCCGACGCTTTTGATTGGTATTTCAAATCTCCCGACGGAGAAAGCTTTGATGCTGCCTGTGCCCGGGCGAAGGACTGGATCTCAGGCATACGCGGACCGACAGTCGCGATTTCTCACGGGCTGTTTGGCAGATTGGTCCGCGGTGTCTATTCTGGCCTTTCAAAACGAGAGATGCTGGAACTGCCCGTTCCCCAATACGGATTCTATCGCCTTCGCGACGGCGAGTTCAGTCTGGTAGGCGCTTCGGCCGAAACGATATCCGACGTCGTTGCGTAA